A window of Lepus europaeus isolate LE1 chromosome 11, mLepTim1.pri, whole genome shotgun sequence contains these coding sequences:
- the NR2F2 gene encoding COUP transcription factor 2 — translation MAMVVSTWRDPQDEVPGSQGSQASQAPPVPGPPPGAPHTPQTPGQGGPASTPAQTAAGGQGGPGGPGGDKQQQQQHIECVVCGDKSSGKHYGQFTCEGCKSFFKRSVRRNLSYTCRANRNCPIDQHHRNQCQYCRLKKCLKVGMRREAVQRGRMPPTQPTHGQFALTNGDPLNCHSYLSGYISLLLRAEPYPTSRFGSQCMQPNNIMGIENICELAARMLFSAVEWARNIPFFPDLQITDQVALLRLTWSELFVLNAAQCSMPLHVAPLLAAAGLHASPMSADRVVAFMDHIRIFQEQVEKLKALHVDSAEYSCLKAIVLFTSDACGLSDVAHVESLQEKSQCALEEYVRSQYPNQPTRFGKLLLRLPSLRTVSSSVIEQLFFVRLVGKTPIETLIRDMLLSGSSFNWPYMAIQ, via the exons ATGGCAATGGTAGTCAGCACGTGGCGCGACCCCCAGGACGAGGTGCCCggctcccagggcagccaggcctcGCAGGCGCCGCCCGTGCCCGGCCCGCCGCCCGGCGCCCCGCACACGCCGCAGACTCCCGGCCAGGGGGGCCCGGCCAGCACGCCGGCCCAGACGGCGGCCGGCGGCCAGGGCGGCCCCGGCGGCCCGGGCGGCgacaagcagcagcagcagcagcacatcGAGTGCGTGGTGTGCGGGGACAAGTCGAGCGGCAAGCACTACGGCCAGTTCACGTGCGAGGGCTGCAAGAGCTTCTTCAAGCGCAGCGTGCGGAGGAACCTGAGCTACACGTGCCGCGCCAACCGGAACTGTCCCATCGACCAGCACCACCGCAACCAGTGCCAGTACTGCCGCCTCAAAAAGTGCCTCAAAGTGGGCATGAGACGGGAAG CCGTGCAGAGGGGAAGGATGCCGCCCACCCAGCCGACCCACGGGCAGTTCGCGCTGACCAACGGGGACCCCCTCAACTGCCACTCGTACCTGTCCGGATATATTTCCCTGCTGCTGCGCGCCGAACCCTACCCGACGTCTCGCTTCGGCAGCCAGTGCATGCAACCCAACAACATCATGGGCATCGAGAACATTTGCGAACTGGCCGCGCGGATGCTCTTCAGCGCCGTCGAGTGGGCCCGGAACATCCCCTTCTTCCCCGACCTGCAGATCACGGACCAGGTGGCCCTGCTTCGCCTCACCTGGAGCGAGCTGTTCGTGTTGAATGCGGCGCAGTGCTCCATGCCCCTCCACGTCGCCCCGCTCCTGGCAGCCGCTGGCCTGCACGCTTCGCCCATGTCCGCCGACCGGGTGGTCGCCTTTATGGACCACATACGGATCTTCCAAGAGCAAGTGGAAAAGCTCAAGGCACTGCACGTCGACTCGGCCGAGTACAGCTGCCTCAAGGCCATAGTCCTGTTCACCTCAG ATGCCTGTGGTCTCTCTGATGTAGCCCATGTGGAAAGCTTGCAGGAAAAGTCCCAGTGTGCTTTGGAAGAATACGTTAGGAGCCAGTACCCCAACCAGCCAACGCGGTTCGGGAAGCTTTTGCTCCGGCTCCCTTCCCTCCGCACCGTCTCTTCCTCAGTCATAGAGCAATTGTTTTTCGTCCGTTTGGTAGGTAAAACCCCCATCGAAACCCTCATCCGGGATATGTTACTGTCCGGCAGCAGTTTTAACTGGCCCTACATggcaattcaataa